The genomic segment CGGGGTGAAGACCTACATCAGCTCGCGCAAGGCCGAGGTCTGCGACGAAGTGGCTAAAGAACTCTCGGCGCACGGCCAGTGTATTTCCCTGCCGGCCGATCTTGCCACCATGGAGGGGGTCGAGTCCCTCGCCGCCGCGCTCGGCGAGAAGGAAAGCAGGCTCGACATTCTGGTCAACAACGCCGGCGCCAACTGGGGCGCGGGCATCGAGCAGTTCCCCGAGTCGGGCTGGGACAAGGTGATGGACCTCAACGTGAAGTCCCCCTTCTTCCTCACGCAGAAACTCCTGCCCGCCCTCAAGAAGGCCGGCACCCACGAGAGCCCCGCGCGCGTCATCAACATTGCCTCGGTCGACGGGATGCACGCCCCCTCGCTCGAGACCTACTCCTATTCCTCCAGCAAGGCAGCGCTCATCCTGCTGACCAAGACGCTTGCCAAGCGCCTGGCCCGCGACCACATCAACGTCAACGCGGTCGCGCCCGGCCCCTTCGAGAGCAAGATGATGGAAGCCACCCTGAACTCGGCGCGCGATGCAATCGTCAGCGCCGTGCCCCGAAAGCGCATCGGCGAGCCCGGCGACATGGCCGGCGTGGCGATCTATCTCTCGGCCCCGGCAAGCAGCTACGTCACCGGCGCAGTGATCCCGGTGGACGGGGGGATGGTGACGTGTCTGTAGCCATCTCCTGACTCGACTTTTCAAGGCATTGTCATTCTGAGGGACGCAAAGCGTCCCGAAGAATCGCGTCCACGCCGCCTCCACGCGATCCTTCGCTCTGCTCAGGATGACAGGATACGGGGAACTCAATTTCCCAGACTCTTTCGAATGGAGACCGACGGAAACCGCGCTTCGCTCCGGTCGGGATGACGGGTGAAGCCTGCATTCCACCCTCCCCCTGAAAGCGAAAGCGCGCTAGTCTCCCACCACTCATGAAGAGCGACCCCAAAGACACGCCCGGGCCGCTGGGGCTCTCGCGCTACCAGTGGCGCGTGCTCATTGCCGCTTGGCTGGGCTGGGGGCTCAACATCTTCTGCGCCCTGCTCTTCAACTACGTGGCGGCGCTGTGCCTGCCCGACCTGCTGGGGCTCTCCGAGTCCGACCCGGCCTTCAAGGGGACCATCGCCCAGTGGACGGGCTATCTCACGGCCGAGCTGCTGCTGGGATGGGCCATCGGCGGGATCATCTTCGGCAAACTTACCGACCGCATCGGGCGCACGCGCACGCTCGTCTTCACCATGATTACCTATTCGCTGGCGACCGGCGCGTGCGCGCTGGCGCCGAACATCTGGACCCTGGCGATTCTGCGCGCGGTGGCGAGCCTTGGCATCGGCGGCGAGTGGGCGGCGGGCGCCTCGCTCGTGGCCGAGACCGTGCCGGATGAAAAACGCGTGCTCAGTGGCTCGCTGCTCTACACAAGTTCGCCGCTGGGGCTGCTACTCGCCACCTGGGTCACCGACCTCGTGCTTTCGAAAATCGGTGCCACAGCGGGAGATCCCACGCTGGCCTGGCGCGTGGTATTCGCGACGGGGCTCGTTCCGATTCTCGCCGCCATCTGGGTGGCGCGCACGGTCAAGGAACCCACCGAGTGGAAGCCCGCCGAGCAGAGCGGCCTGGTGCGCGAGCTCTTCACCCCCGAGCTTCGCAAGACCAGCATCGGCGCCCTGGCCATGTCGGGCCTCTCCCTGGTGACGTGGTGGACCTACAGCGCGTTCATCCCGACCATCGCGCGCTTTCTGGCCGACGACGTCGTGCCGCTGCCGCCGCCCGGAGAGCTCGCCCAGCTCAAGGTCGCCTTCGCCACCCGCGCGAGCGCCCTGTTCAACTTCAGCGGCTTCGTCGGCACGCTGCTCACCATCCCGGCCGCCATCTACCTGGGGCGCCGCCTCATGTTCGTGAGCTACTTCGCC from the Chrysiogenia bacterium genome contains:
- a CDS encoding MFS transporter; its protein translation is MKSDPKDTPGPLGLSRYQWRVLIAAWLGWGLNIFCALLFNYVAALCLPDLLGLSESDPAFKGTIAQWTGYLTAELLLGWAIGGIIFGKLTDRIGRTRTLVFTMITYSLATGACALAPNIWTLAILRAVASLGIGGEWAAGASLVAETVPDEKRVLSGSLLYTSSPLGLLLATWVTDLVLSKIGATAGDPTLAWRVVFATGLVPILAAIWVARTVKEPTEWKPAEQSGLVRELFTPELRKTSIGALAMSGLSLVTWWTYSAFIPTIARFLADDVVPLPPPGELAQLKVAFATRASALFNFSGFVGTLLTIPAAIYLGRRLMFVSYFAVSSALLWCAFALPLDPHTRISVLGLSGLTVFGIFGAFPFYLPELYPMRLRGTGAGFTYNTGRVLTAVGPFVVGEIARAGVDPVAVLQWVAIVPVVSIGFVLGGFVRETRGQDLAALEALGENISVQK
- a CDS encoding SDR family oxidoreductase produces the protein MKNLFNIEGKVALVTGGSRGIGAMIARGFVENGVKTYISSRKAEVCDEVAKELSAHGQCISLPADLATMEGVESLAAALGEKESRLDILVNNAGANWGAGIEQFPESGWDKVMDLNVKSPFFLTQKLLPALKKAGTHESPARVINIASVDGMHAPSLETYSYSSSKAALILLTKTLAKRLARDHINVNAVAPGPFESKMMEATLNSARDAIVSAVPRKRIGEPGDMAGVAIYLSAPASSYVTGAVIPVDGGMVTCL